A region from the Arachis ipaensis cultivar K30076 chromosome B01, Araip1.1, whole genome shotgun sequence genome encodes:
- the LOC107648738 gene encoding uncharacterized protein LOC107648738: MAKVRTERDREGDVALIMGVTLFHPSILKVRLPKYFDKPTDMRYDRTQDPQEHLMAFETRINLEGVGNAVRCRVFSVTLARPAIWWFNALPQGSIMSFSDITHNFLAQFTTRIAKAKHLINLLGITQRAGEPTRKFLDRFNDKCLEIDGLTNSVASLCLTNGLLNKDFRKHLTTKPVWTMQEK, from the coding sequence ATGGCCAAGGTGAGAACAGAGAGAGACCGAGAAGGTGACGTGGCCCTAATCATGGGAGTGACTCTATTTCACCCCTCTATCCTTAAGGTCCGGCTGCCGAAATACTTTGACAAGCCAACAGACATGAGATACGACAGAACCCAAGACCCTCAGGAGCACCTGATGGCCTTTGAGACCAGGATAAACCTTGAGGGTGTCGGCAATGCAGTGAGGTGTCGTGTTTTCTCCGTGACCTTGGCAAGACCGGCAATCTGGTGGTTCAATGCACTTCCACAGGGGTCCATTATGAGCTTCTCAGACATAACTCACAATTTTTTAGCGCAATTCACCACACGCATCGCCAAAGCCAAACATCTCATTAACCTTTTAGGGATCACCCAAAGAGCCGGTGAACCGACCAGGAAATTCCTCGACAGATTCAACGACAAGTGCCTGGAAATTGACGGGTTGACCAACTCAGTGGCTAGTCTGTGTCTCACGAACGGGTTATTAAACAAAGATTTTAGGAAGCATCTCACCACCAAGCCTGTATGGACCATGCAAGAGAAATAG